One window of the Thermasporomyces composti genome contains the following:
- a CDS encoding lysophospholipid acyltransferase family protein, with product MDTSHVADPADCPRSDARAMADEEDSVPLPRTGLCYDIAAAVLRPALQVLTKRDWRGVEHIPAEGGVIVVSNHLSYFDPLAIAHFLHDAGRAPRFLAKSSLFEIPLVGPFLRSAGQIPVRRESRTAGDALREACEAITERGECVVVYPEGTITRDPNLWPMVGKTGAVRTALRTGCEIVPVAQWGAQDVLMPYAKLPKLLPRKTMRIVAGPPIDLSAFRGQEMTPSMLKKATALVMGTLTAMVAGLRGETPPAEPFDPSKANLPTTGNPRKRRRVK from the coding sequence GTGGATACATCTCACGTCGCCGATCCCGCCGACTGCCCGCGCTCTGACGCGCGGGCGATGGCCGACGAGGAGGACAGCGTGCCCTTGCCGAGGACCGGACTGTGCTACGACATCGCCGCGGCCGTCCTGCGTCCAGCGCTTCAGGTCTTGACCAAACGAGACTGGCGAGGAGTCGAACACATCCCCGCCGAGGGAGGTGTCATCGTCGTCAGCAACCATCTGTCCTACTTCGACCCGTTGGCCATCGCGCACTTTCTGCACGACGCCGGTCGCGCCCCCCGCTTCCTGGCGAAGTCGTCGCTGTTCGAGATCCCGCTCGTGGGCCCGTTCCTGCGCTCGGCAGGGCAGATCCCCGTTCGCCGTGAATCGCGGACGGCCGGCGACGCGCTGCGAGAGGCTTGTGAGGCGATCACGGAGCGCGGCGAGTGCGTCGTCGTCTACCCAGAGGGCACGATCACCAGGGATCCGAACCTGTGGCCCATGGTGGGCAAGACTGGCGCCGTCCGAACCGCCCTCCGCACCGGCTGTGAGATCGTCCCTGTCGCGCAGTGGGGTGCGCAGGACGTTCTGATGCCTTACGCCAAGCTGCCCAAGCTGCTACCCCGGAAGACCATGCGGATCGTCGCCGGCCCACCGATCGACCTCTCGGCATTCCGCGGCCAGGAGATGACGCCCTCGATGCTCAAGAAGGCCACGGCTCTCGTCATGGGCACCCTCACGGCGATGGTGGCCGGACTGCGAGGGGAGACTCCACCCGCCGAGCCTTTCGACCCCAGCAAGGCCAACCTGCCCACGACCGGGAACCCACGCAAGCGGCGCCGAGTCAAGTAG
- the cofC gene encoding 2-phospho-L-lactate guanylyltransferase: MSARSTQDHGAWTVVVPVKSGAVGKSRLASFAGPHRSHLARAMALDTVSAALACARVAEVIAVTPDPDTGAQLSALGAVVVSDEPGLGLNAALTYGAKLARDRRPGCAVAAMLADLPALRPDQLDVALEAAEAHPTAYVADAAGVGTTLYCAGPDAAFSPRFGPGSREAHRTAGAVELDLADIPTVRQDVDTEADLRAAVRLGVGPRTRAALAPLEGLSSVLMQATVRSFDPESRSGTVLTDTGVELPYDASALVGSGLRHLRIGQRVALQIEGEGADQRVRSLSLYTMSA; encoded by the coding sequence ATGTCGGCACGTTCCACCCAGGACCACGGCGCGTGGACGGTCGTGGTTCCAGTGAAGTCAGGCGCGGTGGGGAAGTCCAGGCTCGCCTCCTTCGCCGGACCTCACCGCAGCCACCTCGCGCGCGCGATGGCGCTGGACACGGTGAGCGCCGCCCTCGCTTGCGCCCGCGTGGCCGAGGTGATCGCGGTGACCCCGGATCCCGACACGGGAGCTCAGCTGTCGGCCCTCGGTGCCGTCGTGGTGTCGGACGAGCCGGGCCTGGGCCTCAATGCGGCGCTGACGTACGGAGCGAAGCTGGCGCGGGACCGCCGGCCCGGCTGCGCGGTGGCTGCGATGCTCGCCGACCTGCCCGCTCTCCGTCCAGACCAGCTTGACGTCGCGCTCGAGGCGGCCGAGGCCCACCCCACGGCGTACGTGGCCGACGCGGCCGGTGTCGGGACCACGCTGTACTGCGCCGGGCCGGACGCGGCGTTCTCTCCCCGCTTCGGCCCCGGGTCACGGGAGGCGCATCGCACGGCGGGGGCGGTCGAGCTCGACCTCGCCGACATCCCTACGGTCCGCCAGGACGTCGACACGGAGGCGGACCTGCGGGCGGCCGTGCGGCTGGGGGTGGGACCACGCACACGGGCCGCCCTCGCACCGCTCGAAGGGCTAAGCTCCGTGCTCATGCAGGCGACGGTGCGTTCCTTCGACCCCGAGAGCCGGTCGGGCACCGTGCTCACCGACACCGGCGTCGAGCTCCCCTACGACGCCAGCGCTCTCGTCGGCTCCGGTCTGCGGCACCTTCGGATCGGCCAGCGCGTGGCGCTTCAGATCGAAGGAGAGGGAGCCGACCAACGGGTCCGCTCCCTCAGCCTCTACACGATGTCCGCTTGA
- a CDS encoding HU family DNA-binding protein: protein MNKSQLVEVLATRFDGNKKEAQHALESVIDVITRAVAAGEKVAITGFGAFEKIDRPARMVRNPRTGERKRAKKTSVPKFRPGAELKAVVSGAKKLPKLTTAKATATKATAGAKKAATGTAAKRATKKAAKETAKKTTAKKTTAKKATAKKATAKKAATKRTTTRRTAKR from the coding sequence GTGAACAAGTCTCAGTTGGTCGAGGTGCTCGCGACGCGCTTCGACGGCAACAAGAAGGAAGCGCAGCACGCGCTTGAGTCGGTCATCGACGTCATCACGCGCGCTGTCGCCGCTGGCGAGAAGGTCGCCATCACAGGGTTTGGCGCGTTCGAGAAGATCGATCGGCCGGCCCGCATGGTCCGCAACCCACGCACGGGAGAGCGCAAGCGGGCCAAGAAGACGTCGGTCCCGAAGTTCCGACCTGGCGCTGAGCTGAAGGCGGTGGTGTCCGGCGCGAAGAAGCTGCCGAAGCTGACGACGGCCAAGGCCACCGCAACCAAGGCCACCGCGGGGGCGAAGAAGGCCGCGACCGGGACGGCAGCGAAGCGGGCGACCAAGAAGGCCGCGAAGGAGACGGCGAAGAAGACCACCGCCAAGAAGACGACGGCGAAGAAGGCCACGGCCAAGAAGGCGACGGCCAAGAAGGCCGCGACGAAGCGGACGACGACCCGCCGCACGGCCAAGCGCTGA
- the leuD gene encoding 3-isopropylmalate dehydratase small subunit: MEKFTVHTGKAVPLRRSNVDTDQIIPAVYLKRVTRTGFADGLFAAWRSDPDFVLNRPESQGASILVAGPDFGTGSSREHAVWALQDYGFRVVISSRFGDIFRGNAGKAGLLAAVVDQKVVDRLWEALERDPSLLVTVDLEQRLILAGEGEDAIRESFDIDDYTRWRLMEGLDDIGITLSHADAIAAYEARRSPLRPTTLPIRS, translated from the coding sequence ATGGAGAAGTTCACCGTTCACACCGGCAAGGCCGTGCCGCTTCGGCGATCCAACGTCGACACCGACCAGATCATCCCGGCCGTCTACTTGAAGCGGGTGACCCGAACCGGCTTTGCCGACGGCCTGTTCGCCGCGTGGCGGAGCGACCCGGACTTCGTCCTGAACCGCCCCGAGTCCCAGGGCGCGTCCATCTTGGTCGCCGGGCCTGACTTCGGGACCGGCTCGTCCCGGGAGCACGCCGTCTGGGCTCTGCAGGACTACGGCTTCCGGGTCGTCATCTCGTCGCGCTTCGGTGACATCTTCCGCGGAAACGCGGGCAAGGCCGGCCTGCTGGCCGCTGTGGTGGACCAGAAGGTGGTCGACCGCCTATGGGAGGCGCTCGAGCGGGATCCCAGCCTCCTCGTGACAGTGGACCTGGAGCAGCGGTTGATCCTCGCCGGCGAGGGCGAGGACGCCATCCGGGAGTCCTTCGACATCGACGACTACACGCGCTGGCGGCTGATGGAAGGCCTGGACGACATCGGCATCACGCTCAGCCATGCCGACGCCATCGCCGCCTACGAGGCGCGGCGATCGCCGCTGCGTCCCACCACCCTTCCGATCCGGAGCTGA
- the leuC gene encoding 3-isopropylmalate dehydratase large subunit has protein sequence MGTTLAEKVWEEHVVRRADGEPDLLYIDLHLIHEVTSPQAFDGLRLAGRTVRRPDLTIATEDHNVPTIDIDKPIADPVSRTQVETLRRNCKEFGIRLHPLGDADQGIVHVVGPQLGLTQPGMTIVCGDSHTSTHGAFGALAFGIGTSEVEHVLATQTLPQARPKTMAVTVDGTLPEGVTPKDLVLTLIAHVGTGGGQGHIVEYRGEAFRAMSMEGRMTVCNMSIEWGAKAGMVAPDDTTFAYLEGRPHAPRGADWEAALDYWRGLVTDPDATFDREVRLDASTMTPFVTWGTNPGQGVPLGGQVPDPSDFSDPTERAAAERALEYMGLEPGTPMRDIRIDTVFLGSCTNGRIEDLRAAAEVIRGRKVAEGVRMLVVPGSARVRLQAEAEGLDVIFKEAGAEWRGAGCSMCLGMNPDQLAPGERSASTSNRNFEGRQGKGGRTHLVSPLVAAATAVAGHLASPADLPSVGAR, from the coding sequence ATGGGGACAACCCTGGCAGAGAAGGTCTGGGAGGAGCACGTCGTGCGTCGCGCCGACGGTGAGCCCGACCTCCTCTACATTGACCTCCACCTCATTCACGAGGTGACGAGCCCGCAGGCCTTCGACGGGCTCCGACTCGCTGGCCGCACAGTGCGTCGTCCCGATCTGACGATCGCGACCGAGGACCACAACGTCCCCACGATCGACATCGACAAGCCCATCGCGGACCCGGTCTCGCGCACCCAGGTCGAGACGTTGCGTCGAAACTGCAAGGAGTTCGGAATCCGACTCCACCCGCTGGGAGACGCCGACCAGGGCATCGTCCACGTGGTGGGGCCACAGCTGGGCCTCACGCAGCCCGGCATGACGATCGTCTGCGGTGACTCCCACACCTCGACCCACGGTGCCTTCGGCGCCCTGGCGTTCGGCATCGGCACAAGCGAGGTGGAGCACGTCCTCGCCACGCAGACGCTGCCGCAGGCTCGGCCGAAGACGATGGCGGTGACCGTCGACGGCACGCTCCCTGAAGGTGTCACGCCGAAAGACCTCGTGCTGACGCTCATCGCTCACGTCGGCACGGGCGGCGGCCAAGGGCACATCGTGGAGTATCGCGGCGAGGCCTTCCGCGCCATGTCGATGGAAGGTCGGATGACCGTCTGCAACATGTCCATCGAGTGGGGCGCCAAGGCCGGCATGGTCGCTCCCGACGACACGACCTTCGCCTACCTGGAGGGCCGTCCGCACGCTCCTCGAGGCGCCGACTGGGAGGCGGCGCTGGACTACTGGCGCGGGCTGGTGACGGATCCCGACGCGACGTTCGACCGCGAGGTGCGCCTGGACGCCTCGACGATGACGCCTTTCGTCACGTGGGGGACGAACCCCGGCCAAGGGGTTCCGCTAGGCGGTCAGGTGCCGGACCCGTCGGACTTCAGCGACCCGACCGAGCGCGCCGCCGCGGAGCGGGCGCTGGAGTACATGGGCTTGGAGCCGGGTACGCCGATGCGGGACATCCGCATCGACACGGTGTTCCTCGGTTCGTGCACGAACGGACGGATCGAGGACCTGCGTGCGGCCGCGGAGGTCATCCGCGGCCGGAAGGTCGCCGAAGGCGTTCGCATGCTCGTGGTCCCCGGCTCCGCCCGGGTCCGCTTGCAGGCTGAGGCCGAGGGACTCGACGTCATCTTCAAGGAAGCTGGCGCCGAGTGGCGCGGCGCGGGCTGCTCGATGTGCCTGGGCATGAACCCCGACCAGCTCGCTCCTGGTGAGCGCAGCGCCTCGACCTCCAACCGCAACTTCGAGGGTCGGCAGGGTAAGGGTGGGCGCACTCACCTCGTCTCGCCCTTGGTGGCCGCCGCGACGGCCGTGGCCGGCCATCTCGCCTCACCAGCCGACCTGCCGTCCGTTGGCGCGCGCTGA
- a CDS encoding IclR family transcriptional regulator: MDNSSGVGVLDKAALVLGALEAGPATLAGLVQITGLARPTAHRLAVALEHHRLVARDMQGRFILGPRLAELAAAAGEDRLLAAAGPVLARLRDITGESAQLFRRQGEARVCVAAAERPTGLRDTIPVGTQLTMQAGSAAQILLAWEEPERLHRGLQGAKFTAATLAAVRRRGWAQSVGEREPGVASVSAPVRSPSGKVVAAVSVSGPIERLSRQPGRMHAPAVMAAAERLSEALRRSAD; the protein is encoded by the coding sequence ATGGACAACTCTAGCGGAGTCGGCGTTCTTGACAAGGCAGCGCTGGTTCTCGGAGCTCTGGAAGCGGGTCCAGCCACCCTCGCTGGTCTCGTCCAGATCACCGGACTGGCTCGACCCACAGCCCACAGGCTGGCGGTCGCACTCGAACACCACCGTCTGGTCGCCCGAGACATGCAAGGGCGGTTCATTCTCGGCCCACGCCTGGCCGAGCTCGCGGCTGCCGCAGGAGAGGACCGACTGCTCGCCGCGGCCGGGCCGGTCCTCGCGCGGCTCCGCGACATCACGGGGGAATCGGCCCAGCTGTTCCGGCGGCAGGGCGAGGCGCGGGTCTGTGTCGCGGCGGCGGAACGTCCCACCGGACTTCGGGACACGATTCCAGTCGGAACCCAACTGACCATGCAGGCTGGCTCCGCGGCGCAGATCCTGCTGGCCTGGGAGGAGCCTGAGCGCCTGCACCGCGGGCTTCAGGGCGCGAAGTTCACCGCCGCGACGCTCGCCGCCGTGCGGCGTCGAGGGTGGGCCCAGAGCGTCGGCGAGCGCGAACCCGGGGTGGCCTCGGTCTCCGCGCCCGTCCGGTCGCCGTCGGGAAAGGTCGTGGCCGCCGTCTCGGTGTCCGGGCCGATCGAGCGACTCTCTCGCCAGCCGGGTCGGATGCACGCACCGGCGGTCATGGCGGCGGCCGAGCGGCTCAGCGAGGCGCTCCGCCGGT